A genomic segment from Nicotiana tabacum cultivar K326 chromosome 7, ASM71507v2, whole genome shotgun sequence encodes:
- the LOC107797633 gene encoding uncharacterized protein LOC107797633 — protein MAEFEDEEFLAQVAAAEAEALSTATAAKRRRISAALTTTAKHNVTTNNTISVEEGAYIAALKGSKSVVFQQKGPTNALPTPINNSYKAHSNYLPSSDAAAGSCFKCGKLGHWARDCDVNPPNDDSTSFPDKKCACGLGNCLVLTANTEKNRGRKFYKCPIRQENGGCGFFEWCDQPSVTNTATTRGPSYSVSSSFPEISCPCGSGTCLVLTAKTGKNIGQQFYRCPSNQGSCGFFKWCNDNTTNASFSNSSNISQTYPNMDGSTNKIHNSVPSSCFKCGNAGHWAKDCPQLSSQHSAADGGVKYPNSSTCFKCGKPGHWAKDCSSN, from the exons ATGGCGGAATTTGAAGACGAAGAATTCCTAGCTCAGGTAGCCGCAGCAGAAGCTGAAGCTCTTTCCACCGCCACCGCCGCCAAGCGTCGCCGGATCTCTGCCGCCCTAACCACCACCGCGAAGCACAACGTCACCACCAATAACACGATCAGTGTGGAAGAAGGAGCTTATATCGCGGCTCTGAAAGGGAGCAAAAGCGTCGTATTCCAACAAAAAGGACCGACTAATGCTCTCCCTACTCCGATTAACAACAGCTACAAAGCACATAGCAATTATTTGCCTAGTTCCGATGCTGCTGCTGGTTCGTGCTTTAAGTGCGGGAAATTAGGTCACTGGGCTCGGGATTGCGATGTTAATCCACCGAATGATGATTCCACGAGCTTTCCTGATAAGAAATGTGCATGTGGATTAGGTAATTGCCTTGTGCTTACTGCTAATACTGAGAAGAATCGTGGCCGTAAGTTCTACAAATGCCCTATCAGACAG GAGAATGGTGGTTGTGGATTCTTTGAGTGGTGTGACCAACCTTCTGTTACCAATACTGCAACTACCCGAGGCCCTAGTTACTCTGTTAGTTCCTCGTTCCCGGAAATTTCATGTCCATGTGGTTCTGGCACATGCCTAGTTCTGACAGCCAAAACAGGAAAAAATATCGGTCAGCAGTTCTACCGTTGTCCTTCTAATCAG GGAAGTTGTGGGTTCTTCAAATGGTGTAACGACAACACGACCAATGCTAGCTTCTCAAATTCATCTAACATCTCTCAAACTTATCCAAACATGGATGGCTCAACCAACAAAATCCACAATTCAGTCCCTTCTTCCTGTTTCAAATGTGGCAATGCTGGGCACTGGGCAAAAGATTGTCCTCAGTTGTCTTCTCAACACTCTGCTGCTGATGGAGGGGTAAAGTACCCGAATTCAAGCACTTGTTTTAAGTGTGGTAAGCCTGGTCACTGGGCCAAGGACTGTTCATCTAACTGA